In Candidatus Methylomirabilota bacterium, the following proteins share a genomic window:
- a CDS encoding tripartite tricarboxylate transporter permease — protein PTAAVMLGGLIIWGLQPGPMLFREKPDFVWGLIASMYTGNVIGVAMVLAFVPFFAAILRIPFPILTPLIVAVCAVGSYAVHDSMIDIWYMLLFGVIGYVFKKLDYPLAPLVLALVLGDLAENALRQSLIMSQGSLLILFERPISGAISAVAVLFFALPLLQRYLRRARKPEIAAVHSHDG, from the coding sequence GCCCCACCGCGGCGGTCATGCTGGGGGGCCTCATCATCTGGGGCCTGCAGCCGGGACCGATGTTGTTTCGGGAGAAGCCCGACTTCGTGTGGGGCCTGATCGCCAGCATGTACACCGGCAATGTCATCGGCGTCGCGATGGTCCTGGCGTTCGTGCCGTTCTTCGCGGCGATCCTGCGCATCCCGTTCCCGATCCTCACCCCGCTGATCGTGGCGGTCTGCGCGGTGGGATCCTATGCGGTGCACGACAGCATGATCGACATCTGGTATATGCTGCTGTTCGGCGTGATCGGCTACGTGTTCAAGAAGCTCGACTATCCCCTGGCCCCCCTCGTGCTGGCCCTCGTCCTCGGCGACCTCGCGGAGAACGCCCTGCGGCAGAGCCTCATCATGTCCCAGGGGTCGCTGCTCATTCTGTTCGAGCGGCCGATCTCGGGGGCGATCAGCGCCGTCGCGGTCCTCTTCTTCGCCCTGCCGCTGCTCCAGCGCTATCTCCGCCGCGCGCGGAAGCCGGAGATCGCGGCGGTCCACTCCCACGATGGATGA
- a CDS encoding YjbE family putative metal transport protein (Members of this highly hydrophobic protein family,regularly are found preceded by the yybP-ykoY manganese riboswitch (see RF00080). A metal cation transport function is proposed.), translated as MLLILDAPGFWARLAEISFLNMLLSGDNAVVIALAVRALPGRQRLLGQLGGTVGAVALRLAFVGVVSVLLRVPLLRLCGGLLLIWIAFKLVRPVDETAGGTRHGASFWESIWIIVVADITMSLDNVLAVAAAAHGDMLLVGLGIGMSVPIVVWGSGLLAGLMNRRPWIIWLGGGLLGYVAGDMILEDPLVIGWLGAWAASLEYAVPMTLAAALTGIGRGLARRAS; from the coding sequence GTGCTGCTGATCCTGGACGCGCCCGGGTTCTGGGCCCGTCTCGCCGAGATCAGCTTCTTGAACATGCTGCTGTCGGGCGACAACGCGGTGGTGATCGCGCTCGCGGTCCGCGCGCTGCCCGGCCGTCAGCGCCTTCTCGGCCAGCTCGGCGGGACGGTCGGCGCGGTGGCGCTGCGGCTGGCTTTCGTGGGCGTCGTCAGCGTGCTGCTGCGGGTGCCGCTCCTGCGGCTTTGCGGCGGCCTGCTCCTGATCTGGATCGCGTTCAAGCTGGTCCGTCCGGTGGACGAGACCGCGGGCGGTACCCGGCACGGAGCCTCGTTCTGGGAGTCGATCTGGATCATCGTGGTCGCCGACATCACCATGAGCCTCGACAACGTCCTGGCGGTGGCCGCGGCGGCCCACGGCGACATGCTCCTGGTGGGGCTGGGCATCGGGATGTCGGTGCCGATCGTGGTGTGGGGCAGCGGGCTCCTGGCCGGCTTGATGAATCGTCGTCCGTGGATCATCTGGCTGGGCGGCGGCCTGCTGGGCTACGTGGCCGGCGACATGATCCTGGAGGACCCGCTGGTGATCGGCTGGCTCGGGGCATGGGCCGCGTCGCTGGAGTATGCTGTGCCGATGACGCTCGCGGCGGCCTTGACCGGCATCGGCCGGGGGCTGGCGCGGCGCGCGTCGTAG